In Miscanthus floridulus cultivar M001 chromosome 5, ASM1932011v1, whole genome shotgun sequence, one genomic interval encodes:
- the LOC136454438 gene encoding NAC domain-containing protein 68-like, which yields MSAAEALGLPPGVRFDPTGDELVEFYLLPRALGRPPAVPGIIIEDDTATTSTSAEHPWKLLTRHRRTDDSEAYFFERVAAGSGETTKGGGAGARQDRRCGGRWTWVGQKRAPDEALPPRGDGEHVSWGKYSLNLQEGSRRRGGSTGWVMHEYTVASPQCPLLPVKLCHVSFTGHGQKRQRVPDDDSEGQELEPQAATAPQHKRAATGCSMVTTATAMPNQELSEARAQQNQEQQFPIYDYDTSSIGHFWSSDAGFSQESSIILDPSYPDARSNHQEPFALDQQLTQIQQCSASQSQAYHQEQFMFMNPAGSSTEAHCAVQSASDLGSRRTSGVASSD from the coding sequence ATGTCGGCGGCGGAGGCTCTAGGGCTCCCACCGGGGGTTCGCTTCGACCCCACGGGCGACGAGCTCGTCGAGTTCTACCTCCTGCCGCGCGCCCTCGGCCGCCCGCCCGCGGTGCCGGGGATCATCATCGAGGACGACAccgccaccaccagcaccagcgcGGAGCACCCCTGGAAGCTGCTCACGCGCCACCGCCGCACCGACGACAGCGAGGCCTACTTCTTCGAGAGGGTCGCCGCCGGCAGCGGCGAGACCACCAAAGGCGGCGGCGCAGGCGCTCGTCAGGACCGGAGGTGCGGCGGCCGCTGGACGTGGGTGGGGCAGAAGCGCGCGCCGGACGAGGCGCTCCCCCCGcgcggcgacggcgagcacgTCTCGTGGGGTAAGTACTCGCTCAACCTGCAGGAGGGCAGCCGCCGCAGGGGCGGCAGCACGGGGTGGGTCATGCACGAGTACACCGTCGCCTCGCCGCAGTGCCCGTTGCTCCCCGTCAAGCTCTGCCATGTCTCATTCACCGGCCACGGCCAGAAGCGCCAGCGCGTGCCCGACGACGATAGCGAGGGCCAAGAGCTGGAACCTCAAGCCGCCACGGCGCCTCAGCACAAGCGCGCCGCCACCGGGTGTTCCATGGTAACCACGGCGACGGCGATGCCAAATCAAGAACTCAGCGAGGCTCGCGCGCAGCAAAATCAAGAACAGCAGTTCCCGATCTACGACTACGATACATCATCCATTGGGCATTTCTGGAGCTCAGACGCCGGATTTAGCCAAGAATCGTCCATCATCCTGGATCCTTCGTACCCTGATGCACGATCAAACCACCAAGAACCCTTTGCGCTGGATCAACAACTCACTCAGATTCAACAATGTTCCGCGAGTCAATCGCAAGCTTATCATCAAGAGCAGTTCATGTTCATGAACCCTGCGGGATCATCCACTGAAGCGCATTGTGCGGTGCAATCGGCATCAGACCTCGGATCAAGAAGAACCTCAGGCGTGGCATCCTCTGACTGA